One window of Sinorhizobium fredii NGR234 genomic DNA carries:
- a CDS encoding Ldh family oxidoreductase, producing the protein MSTEPARRVIAKDILEAFSAALLEAGGFRADYARQSAELLVWANLRGADSHGVLRIPRYIEMAELGIVKGDAKPELAREFGAVAVIDGDRVPGATGMAMAADRAVELAAKFGIGLCSILRTSHAGAVGFFTERVARAGMVGVAMTASKPLMIYHGSKAEGVSTNPISIAAPSRNAARPIVLDMSTAAVALGKIMAAKDAGKSIPPDWGVDANGVATTDPAIVKAVLPMAGPKGSGLSLMIEILVSVLGGNPLISAALTDKRDAGFNGLVLALSPTAFGPRDQLEGEIDRLSHAIKGLPPALATDDVLLPGERGFLLAEKRLQEGIPLALGTIGRLAEEAGKRGIAVPPEIR; encoded by the coding sequence ATGAGCACCGAACCGGCCAGGAGGGTGATTGCCAAGGATATCCTGGAAGCGTTCTCCGCAGCGCTGCTGGAGGCCGGCGGTTTCAGGGCGGACTACGCCCGCCAGTCCGCCGAACTTCTGGTCTGGGCCAATCTGCGCGGCGCCGATTCTCACGGCGTCCTGCGCATTCCCCGCTATATCGAGATGGCGGAACTGGGCATCGTCAAGGGCGACGCGAAGCCGGAACTGGCGCGGGAATTCGGAGCCGTCGCAGTCATCGACGGCGACCGTGTGCCGGGCGCGACCGGCATGGCGATGGCCGCCGACAGGGCCGTGGAGCTTGCGGCAAAATTCGGCATCGGCCTATGCTCGATCCTGCGGACGAGCCATGCCGGGGCGGTCGGCTTTTTTACCGAGAGAGTTGCAAGGGCCGGCATGGTCGGCGTCGCCATGACCGCTTCGAAGCCGCTGATGATCTATCATGGCTCCAAGGCCGAAGGCGTCTCCACCAATCCGATCTCAATCGCCGCGCCCAGCCGCAACGCAGCCCGCCCGATCGTGCTCGACATGTCGACGGCAGCAGTCGCGCTGGGCAAGATCATGGCGGCGAAAGACGCCGGAAAATCCATCCCGCCGGATTGGGGGGTGGATGCAAACGGCGTCGCGACCACCGACCCGGCAATCGTCAAGGCGGTCTTGCCGATGGCGGGACCGAAAGGCTCCGGACTTTCGCTGATGATCGAGATCCTGGTGAGCGTCCTCGGCGGCAATCCTCTCATCTCGGCCGCCCTGACCGACAAGCGGGACGCCGGATTCAACGGATTGGTCCTAGCCCTCAGCCCAACGGCCTTCGGCCCCCGCGATCAGCTTGAAGGTGAGATCGACCGGCTTTCCCACGCCATCAAGGGCTTGCCGCCGGCTTTGGCGACCGATGACGTGTTGCTGCCCGGAGAGCGCGGCTTCCTTCTCGCCGAGAAGAGGCTACAAGAGGGCATCCCCCTCGCCCTTGGCACGATCGGTCGCCTTGCCGAAGAAGCCGGCAAGCGCGGCATAGCGGTTCCGCCCGAAATCCGGTGA
- a CDS encoding heavy metal translocating P-type ATPase: MSCCSGIAVPLADASSSKTASAKEIWLASRDHGDGLRQVLLSLPDVHCAACIAAVETALRKIPGVELARVNLSTKRVTITWRATDRGCPDFAGALAEIGYAAHPTSFEEDSRDPLLASLLKALAVAGFSAMNIMILSVSVWSGADPATRHAFHLVSAALALPAVAYSGRIFYRSAWKALSRGRANMDVPISVGVLLAFALSVYDTVQNAPYVYFDASTSLLFVLLAGRTLDHLMRGRARSAAGALAKLAPQGANVTLPGGAIDYVPLPDITPGMHLIVAAGERVPVDGVVINGTSKIDCSLVTGESRWKHAEVGTAIQSGVLNLANPLTLAATASAEGSFLAEMTRMMEAAESGRSTYRRIADRAAALYAPVVHGVALISLLAWLHATGDFHQAVTIAVAVLIITCPCALGLAVPMVQVVAVRRLFERGIMVRDGSAFERLNEVDTVLFDKTGTLTLGEVRLVDAGALRPDILSVAAAMAKYSKHPASAAIAAAGADVERYSGTFDKVEEFQGRGIEARAGDSVYRLGRPSWASATPPPTARESRSTSVLSQNGKAIAVFSFEDALRPGARELVDFLQAAGLSVRIVSGDNHAAVSSVARQLAVQEFSAQLLPSEKVDAIRTLSGAGRKVLMIGDGLNDGPALAAAHVSIAPASATDIGRSASDFVFLGHNLLAVKEIVRTGSRADALIRQSFGLAIAYNIVSVPFAIAGQVTPLAAAIAMSLSSIAVVANALRLGAGTRGVRADIRVREPARASG; this comes from the coding sequence ATGTCGTGCTGCTCCGGCATCGCTGTTCCACTTGCAGACGCCAGTTCCTCGAAAACTGCGAGTGCCAAGGAGATCTGGCTTGCCAGCCGCGACCATGGGGACGGCCTCCGCCAAGTCCTGTTGTCGCTGCCGGATGTGCATTGCGCCGCCTGCATTGCCGCCGTGGAAACCGCCCTCAGGAAAATCCCCGGCGTCGAGCTCGCTCGCGTCAACCTGTCGACGAAGCGCGTCACCATCACCTGGCGGGCAACGGACCGTGGCTGTCCGGATTTCGCTGGCGCGCTCGCGGAAATCGGATATGCGGCGCATCCGACCTCGTTCGAGGAGGATAGCCGGGATCCGTTGCTTGCCAGCCTGTTGAAGGCGCTCGCGGTGGCCGGGTTCTCGGCGATGAACATCATGATCCTGTCCGTTTCCGTCTGGTCAGGAGCGGACCCCGCAACGCGCCATGCCTTTCATCTGGTCTCGGCGGCGCTGGCGCTGCCGGCGGTCGCCTATTCCGGCAGGATCTTCTACCGCTCCGCCTGGAAGGCGCTGAGCCGCGGCCGGGCCAACATGGACGTGCCGATCAGCGTCGGCGTCCTGCTTGCCTTCGCGTTGAGCGTCTACGACACGGTTCAGAACGCGCCATATGTCTACTTCGACGCGAGCACCTCCTTGCTGTTCGTTCTACTGGCGGGTCGGACGCTCGACCATCTCATGCGGGGCAGAGCGCGTTCAGCCGCGGGAGCGCTTGCGAAGCTGGCGCCGCAGGGGGCCAATGTCACCCTTCCCGGCGGGGCGATCGACTATGTCCCGCTGCCGGACATCACGCCGGGCATGCATCTCATCGTCGCGGCGGGTGAACGGGTGCCCGTCGACGGCGTCGTCATCAACGGAACCTCAAAAATCGACTGTTCGCTCGTCACCGGCGAAAGCCGGTGGAAACACGCGGAGGTCGGAACCGCGATACAGTCCGGCGTGCTGAACCTCGCAAATCCGCTGACCCTGGCGGCGACCGCCTCTGCCGAAGGTTCGTTCCTCGCCGAGATGACCCGCATGATGGAGGCGGCCGAAAGCGGCCGTTCGACCTACCGCCGGATCGCCGACCGTGCCGCCGCGCTCTACGCTCCCGTCGTTCACGGCGTCGCGCTGATTTCGTTGCTCGCCTGGCTCCATGCAACAGGAGACTTTCATCAGGCAGTCACGATCGCCGTCGCCGTGCTGATCATAACCTGCCCCTGCGCGCTCGGCCTCGCCGTCCCGATGGTGCAGGTCGTGGCCGTGCGTCGCCTTTTCGAACGGGGGATCATGGTTCGCGACGGGTCCGCATTCGAAAGACTGAACGAAGTCGACACTGTTCTGTTCGACAAGACGGGAACGCTGACCCTTGGCGAGGTCCGCCTGGTCGATGCCGGGGCCCTTCGGCCGGACATCCTGTCCGTGGCTGCCGCCATGGCGAAATACTCAAAGCACCCCGCGTCTGCCGCCATTGCCGCGGCCGGCGCCGACGTAGAGCGGTATTCCGGGACGTTCGACAAAGTGGAAGAGTTTCAAGGGCGTGGAATCGAGGCCCGAGCCGGAGATTCGGTCTACCGGCTCGGGCGTCCCTCATGGGCGTCGGCCACGCCGCCGCCGACAGCCAGGGAGAGCCGGTCGACATCGGTGCTTTCGCAGAACGGCAAAGCGATTGCCGTGTTCTCCTTCGAGGATGCCCTTCGCCCCGGAGCGCGGGAACTGGTTGATTTCCTGCAGGCGGCCGGATTGTCGGTGCGCATAGTTTCGGGAGACAATCATGCGGCGGTTTCGTCGGTCGCCCGGCAGTTGGCGGTCCAGGAATTCTCGGCCCAGCTGCTTCCGAGTGAGAAAGTGGACGCCATCAGGACGCTTTCGGGCGCCGGCCGCAAGGTGCTGATGATCGGGGACGGACTCAACGACGGGCCGGCGCTGGCTGCCGCTCATGTATCGATCGCTCCCGCGTCGGCAACGGACATCGGACGAAGCGCCTCCGACTTCGTTTTCCTGGGGCACAACCTCCTCGCCGTCAAAGAGATCGTGCGGACCGGCTCCCGCGCCGATGCGCTGATCCGGCAGAGTTTCGGGCTGGCGATCGCCTACAACATCGTCAGCGTTCCCTTTGCCATTGCCGGACAGGTCACGCCGCTGGCCGCAGCCATTGCCATGTCCCTGTCTTCGATTGCGGTCGTGGCGAACGCCCTGCGGCTCGGCGCGGGCACGAGAGGCGTCCGTGCTGACATCCGCGTCAGAGAACCGGCGAGGGCGAGCGGATGA
- a CDS encoding alpha/beta hydrolase: MQEKLTFISDGLKLSAVLHVPDQRKPGQKLPAFIVCHGFVGSKDESHAQIQAEMMEAFGYVALRFDFRCCGESEGERAQVRCFDQVADAKNALTFLAERDEVDPKRIGITGHSFGAAVSVYAAGVDDRFACCLSSCGWGNGERKFRGQHPTEESWEKFIGILENGRKHKQETGESLWMSRFDAVPIPEHLRKNLSPKAIMEIPVETAWSMYNFRADDVVANIAPRPLLLFHTANDIITPTLESVRMFERAGQPTELMLIDTTAHFPLAPDDAPRTKMMVKGWLDKFFPSPLGASA, encoded by the coding sequence ATGCAGGAAAAGCTCACATTCATATCCGACGGCCTGAAGCTCTCGGCCGTTCTTCATGTTCCGGATCAACGCAAGCCCGGGCAGAAGCTGCCGGCCTTCATCGTCTGCCACGGCTTCGTCGGTTCGAAGGATGAAAGCCACGCCCAGATCCAGGCCGAGATGATGGAAGCCTTCGGCTATGTCGCGCTGCGCTTCGATTTCCGCTGCTGCGGCGAAAGCGAAGGCGAGCGGGCACAAGTCCGCTGCTTCGATCAGGTGGCCGATGCCAAGAACGCGCTGACCTTCCTTGCCGAGCGCGACGAAGTCGACCCAAAGCGCATCGGCATCACCGGCCACAGCTTCGGCGCCGCCGTGTCGGTCTATGCCGCCGGCGTCGATGACCGCTTCGCCTGCTGCCTTTCCTCCTGCGGCTGGGGCAACGGCGAACGCAAATTCCGTGGCCAGCACCCCACGGAAGAATCCTGGGAGAAGTTCATCGGCATTCTCGAAAATGGCCGCAAGCACAAGCAGGAAACCGGCGAAAGCCTGTGGATGTCGCGCTTCGACGCCGTGCCGATCCCGGAACACCTGCGTAAGAACCTCTCGCCCAAGGCGATCATGGAGATCCCCGTCGAAACCGCCTGGTCGATGTACAATTTCCGCGCCGACGACGTGGTGGCCAATATCGCACCGCGCCCGCTTCTCTTGTTCCACACCGCAAACGACATCATCACGCCGACCCTTGAATCTGTGCGGATGTTCGAAAGGGCCGGACAGCCGACCGAGCTGATGCTCATCGACACGACGGCGCATTTCCCACTGGCGCCCGACGACGCGCCGCGGACGAAAATGATGGTCAAAGGCTGGCTCGACAAGTTCTTCCCCTCGCCGCTCGGAGCCAGCGCATGA
- a CDS encoding CcoQ/FixQ family Cbb3-type cytochrome c oxidase assembly chaperone, protein MDMTHATLVEAAKTWGLFYLIGFSICVLVYTFWPANRERFDRAKKNILDEDDRPWT, encoded by the coding sequence ATGGATATGACGCACGCAACATTGGTGGAGGCAGCGAAGACCTGGGGGCTCTTCTACCTGATCGGATTCTCGATCTGCGTGCTCGTCTACACGTTCTGGCCGGCGAACCGGGAGCGCTTCGATCGGGCCAAGAAAAACATTCTCGACGAGGATGACCGGCCATGGACGTAG
- a CDS encoding DUF2189 domain-containing protein, giving the protein MAANGKTRRLIGEVSGIEETWNPKWQRNLPARAPFEWLGKGWRDLITFPMLSLSYGVAVFVVSFLIIWALFATGRDYFLFPAVAGFMIIAPLLAIGLYLKSARLEQSQPVSLGSMLRVRPLAGAQVFFTGLVLCMLMLLWMRAAVIIYALFFGVRPFPGLDHVTQLLLTTPTGWAMLAVGIAIGALFAGFSFAISVFSIPMLLDQRIDAFTAMGVSVALVWNNLRPMLVWGAIVSALFLLSIATAFVGLIVIFPWLGHATWHAYKAVR; this is encoded by the coding sequence ATGGCTGCGAATGGAAAGACACGGAGGCTGATCGGCGAGGTCTCGGGGATAGAGGAGACCTGGAACCCGAAATGGCAGCGCAATCTGCCGGCCCGGGCGCCGTTCGAGTGGCTCGGCAAAGGGTGGCGCGACCTGATCACCTTTCCGATGCTCAGCCTCAGCTACGGGGTCGCCGTCTTCGTCGTTTCCTTCTTGATCATATGGGCCCTGTTCGCCACCGGACGGGACTATTTCCTGTTTCCGGCCGTGGCGGGCTTCATGATCATCGCGCCGCTCCTGGCCATCGGACTCTACCTGAAGAGCGCGCGCCTTGAGCAATCCCAGCCTGTCAGCCTCGGCAGCATGCTGCGCGTCAGGCCGTTGGCGGGGGCGCAGGTGTTCTTTACCGGCCTTGTTCTCTGCATGCTGATGCTCCTCTGGATGCGGGCAGCCGTTATCATCTATGCACTGTTCTTCGGCGTGCGCCCCTTTCCGGGACTCGATCACGTCACGCAACTGCTGCTGACGACGCCCACCGGATGGGCGATGCTCGCGGTCGGAATTGCGATCGGGGCGCTTTTCGCCGGATTTTCCTTCGCCATCAGCGTGTTCTCGATTCCGATGCTGCTCGACCAACGCATCGATGCGTTCACGGCGATGGGCGTCAGCGTGGCCCTCGTCTGGAACAACCTTCGCCCGATGCTCGTCTGGGGCGCGATCGTGTCGGCGCTGTTCCTCCTCAGCATCGCCACGGCATTCGTCGGGCTGATCGTGATCTTCCCATGGCTCGGGCATGCCACCTGGCATGCCTACAAGGCGGTGCGTTAG
- a CDS encoding cupin domain-containing protein: MTFRRVVTAKNAAGKSVVVSDGASPREMALEHTPGFVSAPIWTSASVPTLPYDGRDPMASDGTLLQPAGGSTFLIVTFPPDAVMMAPEFRPDLAGPEHAAAAPGIAETFEMDNPGMHTTPTMDYGVVLSGKVTLELDDGVTVNLGAGDSVVQHGARHAWRNPNDEPATVAFVLIGAGSR, translated from the coding sequence ATGACTTTCAGACGCGTGGTAACCGCGAAAAATGCGGCCGGCAAATCGGTGGTCGTCAGCGACGGGGCATCGCCCCGCGAAATGGCGCTCGAGCACACGCCGGGTTTTGTTTCCGCTCCGATCTGGACCTCTGCGAGTGTCCCGACCCTGCCCTATGATGGCAGGGACCCGATGGCGAGCGACGGAACGTTGCTGCAGCCCGCCGGCGGGTCGACCTTTCTGATCGTCACCTTTCCACCGGACGCCGTGATGATGGCGCCGGAGTTCCGGCCCGATCTCGCCGGTCCGGAGCACGCTGCCGCCGCGCCAGGCATTGCCGAAACCTTCGAGATGGACAATCCCGGCATGCATACCACGCCGACCATGGACTATGGCGTCGTGCTCAGCGGCAAGGTCACGCTCGAGCTCGATGATGGCGTGACGGTGAATCTCGGCGCCGGCGACAGCGTGGTTCAGCACGGCGCGCGCCACGCCTGGCGCAACCCGAACGATGAACCGGCGACTGTCGCCTTCGTGCTGATCGGCGCTGGGAGCCGCTAG
- the ccoP gene encoding cytochrome-c oxidase, cbb3-type subunit III, translating into MDVEEVDPISGRKTTGHEWNGIKELDTPVPRGVLLFLVLTHLFALLWWVLLPTWPLGTTYTRGLLGIDERNVVEEKLAAAAAARAVWEKKIDTLTYDQIRADEQLMATVRSTGHQLFGDNCAVCHGIDGKGGSNYPDLTDDDWLWGGGPENIAQTLKVGINTRHPESRVGQMPSFGRDEMLDRNQVRDVAAYVYSLTNPAYSTPDNIGRIEAGREVFLTTCAACHGENAKGNREVGAPNLTDAYWVYGGTLQNIIESVHGGRQGHMPTWDERLTPEEIKILALYVNALGVEKP; encoded by the coding sequence ATGGACGTAGAGGAAGTCGACCCGATCAGCGGCCGAAAAACAACGGGACATGAGTGGAACGGTATCAAGGAGCTCGATACGCCCGTTCCGAGAGGCGTGCTGCTCTTTCTGGTCTTGACCCATCTGTTCGCGCTGCTCTGGTGGGTCCTTCTTCCGACATGGCCGCTCGGCACCACCTATACGAGGGGGTTGCTCGGAATCGACGAGCGGAATGTCGTCGAAGAAAAGCTCGCTGCTGCTGCGGCGGCGAGAGCGGTCTGGGAGAAGAAGATCGACACGCTCACCTACGACCAGATAAGGGCGGACGAGCAGTTGATGGCAACCGTCCGTTCCACCGGACATCAACTCTTCGGAGACAACTGCGCCGTCTGCCATGGCATCGACGGCAAGGGAGGGAGCAACTATCCGGACCTGACCGATGACGACTGGCTCTGGGGCGGCGGTCCGGAGAACATCGCCCAGACCTTGAAGGTCGGCATCAACACCCGGCACCCCGAGAGCCGTGTCGGGCAGATGCCGTCGTTCGGGCGCGACGAGATGCTCGACCGCAATCAGGTGCGGGACGTCGCTGCCTACGTCTATTCGCTGACCAATCCGGCATATTCCACGCCGGACAACATCGGCCGCATCGAGGCGGGCAGAGAGGTCTTCCTCACCACCTGTGCCGCCTGCCACGGCGAAAACGCGAAAGGCAACCGGGAGGTCGGAGCTCCGAACCTCACCGACGCCTATTGGGTCTACGGCGGCACCCTGCAGAACATCATCGAATCCGTCCATGGCGGGCGCCAGGGCCACATGCCGACTTGGGACGAGAGGCTGACGCCCGAGGAAATCAAGATCCTGGCGCTCTATGTCAACGCGCTGGGGGTGGAGAAGCCGTGA
- a CDS encoding bifunctional 3-(3-hydroxy-phenyl)propionate/3-hydroxycinnamic acid hydroxylase: MLQNISTEVAIVGLGPVGITLANILGNSGIDVVGIDARDDVYSMPRAVGMDHEVMRVFQNIGIAENLASVVSEYRDSIYRAADGAVLRRFTSPPPPYRLGWPAYLTFVQPELERKLRARATSSDTIRLLTGSEVIALENPESPRLTLRNCKTGAITELSARFVVGCDGGASFIRRSLGIKFEDLIFDQPWLVVDVLLGDGDFDLPETNVQFCNPARPHTFVICPGRLRRWEFMMLPGETADELDQPERIWQLLSPWLEQGQAEIWRSATYRFHALVAESWRVGQVFLAGDACHMTPPFLAQGMVQGIKDAANLGWKLAYVLKGGSDRVLATYQQERRPLVHKVISITKDLGHVICELDAEKVKCRDDELKVLAAAGRGTVVRQELFPPISAGVIALDAAGAPAPGAGEASPQPWVLVAGNRVRLDDVTGWNFALLTCDLAISQDNRDRAKSLNVVLCEFGEHRLQEDEGVLQEWLASLGGRAVLARPDHVVFGVAADDNGVGALLDQLEAWIKT; encoded by the coding sequence ATGTTGCAGAACATCTCCACCGAGGTCGCGATCGTTGGCCTGGGACCCGTCGGGATCACGCTTGCCAATATTCTCGGCAATTCGGGCATCGATGTTGTCGGCATCGATGCGCGGGACGATGTCTATTCGATGCCGCGCGCCGTCGGCATGGATCACGAAGTGATGCGGGTGTTTCAGAACATCGGGATTGCCGAGAATCTGGCTTCGGTGGTCAGCGAATACAGGGACTCGATCTATCGTGCTGCCGATGGCGCCGTACTGCGTCGGTTCACATCGCCCCCGCCACCCTACAGACTCGGCTGGCCGGCCTACCTGACATTCGTTCAACCTGAGCTGGAAAGGAAGTTGCGGGCACGGGCGACGTCGTCCGATACGATCCGGCTGCTGACGGGGAGCGAAGTAATCGCCCTTGAAAACCCCGAGAGCCCGCGACTCACGCTGCGCAATTGCAAGACGGGCGCCATCACGGAGCTGAGCGCCCGCTTCGTTGTGGGTTGCGACGGGGGAGCGAGCTTCATCCGCCGCAGTCTCGGCATCAAATTCGAGGATCTGATCTTCGACCAGCCATGGCTGGTCGTCGATGTCCTTCTCGGTGATGGCGATTTCGACCTGCCGGAAACCAATGTGCAGTTCTGCAATCCGGCGCGGCCGCATACATTCGTCATTTGTCCGGGCCGATTGCGGCGCTGGGAATTCATGATGCTGCCGGGCGAAACGGCGGACGAACTCGACCAGCCGGAACGGATCTGGCAACTGCTGTCACCTTGGCTGGAGCAGGGACAGGCCGAAATCTGGCGGTCTGCGACCTACAGGTTCCACGCGCTTGTTGCCGAGTCCTGGCGGGTCGGGCAGGTGTTCCTTGCAGGCGATGCCTGCCATATGACGCCGCCATTCCTCGCCCAGGGCATGGTTCAAGGCATCAAGGATGCGGCCAATCTCGGATGGAAGCTGGCCTATGTGCTCAAAGGCGGCTCGGACCGAGTGCTGGCGACGTACCAGCAGGAGAGGCGACCGCTCGTCCACAAGGTCATTTCGATCACTAAGGACCTGGGGCATGTCATCTGCGAGCTCGACGCGGAGAAGGTGAAATGCCGGGACGACGAGCTGAAGGTCCTGGCTGCTGCGGGAAGGGGAACGGTCGTCCGGCAGGAGCTTTTCCCGCCCATATCCGCCGGTGTGATCGCATTGGATGCGGCCGGCGCACCCGCGCCGGGCGCAGGCGAGGCCAGCCCGCAGCCGTGGGTTCTGGTGGCGGGCAACCGGGTTCGCTTGGACGACGTTACCGGGTGGAATTTTGCCTTGCTGACATGCGATCTGGCAATCAGCCAGGACAACCGGGATCGCGCAAAGAGCCTGAATGTCGTGCTATGCGAATTCGGCGAGCACCGACTGCAAGAAGACGAGGGCGTCTTGCAGGAGTGGCTCGCGTCGCTCGGCGGACGGGCGGTACTCGCCCGACCGGATCACGTCGTGTTTGGTGTCGCGGCGGACGACAATGGCGTCGGAGCGCTGCTCGATCAGTTGGAAGCCTGGATCAAGACTTAG
- a CDS encoding alcohol dehydrogenase catalytic domain-containing protein: MTIPQTMTAARMHTVGGELRLETLETPRPGDMDVLVRVRACGIVPNLGNILANWTTWFPHMPLPPLPAVFGLDPAGEVAAVGRQVRGLKPGDRVYVNPGRSCGSCRHCRRGDTISCKHYAFQGYFGFSEHAMQTFADYPIGGLSEYMVAPASAIVRIPDSMTFDQAARLGYMGTAYSALKKTNVGPGDTVLINGISGTLGIGGAVFGLALGVSKILGTGRDRKLLEEIKALAPNRIEVFSIDDGSVTDFALAQTGGEGVDAFIDCLGPGAKQETFLQGLRGLRRGGIAVDIGAVAGELPIDVHWLMDHNQRLYGSAWFTTLEGQEMADMVAAGVADFSLLETQSYPLSEVNSAISGIAQRHGGFSNFVICP; this comes from the coding sequence ATGACCATTCCGCAAACAATGACTGCTGCGCGCATGCATACCGTGGGCGGTGAGCTCCGGCTCGAGACGCTGGAAACGCCGAGGCCGGGCGACATGGACGTGCTGGTCCGGGTCAGGGCATGCGGCATCGTGCCGAATCTCGGCAACATCCTGGCCAATTGGACGACCTGGTTCCCGCATATGCCGCTGCCGCCGCTCCCGGCCGTCTTTGGTCTGGATCCGGCGGGCGAAGTCGCCGCGGTTGGGCGGCAGGTGCGCGGCCTGAAGCCCGGCGACCGGGTCTACGTCAATCCCGGCCGCAGCTGCGGCTCATGCCGCCACTGCCGTCGCGGCGACACCATCTCCTGCAAGCATTATGCGTTCCAGGGCTATTTCGGCTTCTCCGAACATGCCATGCAGACTTTCGCCGACTATCCGATCGGCGGCTTGAGCGAGTACATGGTCGCCCCGGCTTCGGCAATCGTCAGGATTCCGGATAGCATGACCTTCGACCAGGCCGCACGCCTCGGCTACATGGGCACGGCCTATTCGGCCCTCAAGAAGACGAATGTCGGACCCGGCGACACGGTGCTGATCAACGGCATCAGCGGAACGCTGGGCATTGGCGGCGCCGTCTTTGGCCTCGCCCTCGGCGTCAGCAAGATACTCGGCACGGGGCGCGACAGGAAACTGCTGGAGGAGATCAAGGCACTGGCGCCGAACCGCATCGAGGTCTTCTCGATAGATGATGGAAGCGTCACAGATTTCGCCTTGGCGCAGACGGGCGGGGAAGGCGTGGACGCCTTCATCGACTGCCTCGGCCCGGGCGCCAAACAGGAGACCTTCCTTCAAGGTCTTCGGGGCTTGCGACGCGGTGGCATTGCAGTCGACATCGGCGCGGTCGCTGGCGAACTGCCGATCGATGTGCACTGGCTCATGGACCACAATCAGCGGCTTTACGGATCGGCATGGTTTACCACGCTTGAAGGACAGGAAATGGCCGATATGGTCGCGGCCGGGGTGGCGGACTTCTCGCTGCTGGAAACCCAGAGCTATCCGCTTTCGGAGGTCAATTCGGCGATCTCCGGCATCGCGCAGCGTCACGGCGGTTTCTCGAACTTCGTAATCTGCCCCTGA
- a CDS encoding VOC family protein: MTHIVHAVGHMKVNVVDPQAVTRDATEILGLHITHQNDRQTWLSSNGRAAELVLIHADENSAHTIGLEALTPELVAEAASRIEAAGCRILSREPSLDCIAESVTFATPEGLRFEVHTPIRNRTYGRRYPTTGVGPNRIDHINLITPDPAATRAQLEAIGGLRLSERMVNDSLSWMYGGNRQHHVLGLVRGRAAGLHHVSFEFLEFNQYLRLGDILDQFGRQLLWGPGRHRPGDNTYAYYTDASGMMIECSGVMAQIADDADFTANVITNLERPGNVRDMNVWGTPAPLEWREYFHPFAQIA; this comes from the coding sequence ATGACGCATATCGTGCATGCCGTCGGGCACATGAAGGTCAATGTCGTCGACCCGCAGGCCGTTACCCGGGATGCAACGGAGATCCTCGGCTTGCACATCACGCATCAGAACGATCGCCAGACCTGGCTGAGCTCGAACGGCCGGGCTGCGGAGCTCGTGCTGATCCACGCCGACGAAAATTCTGCCCACACGATCGGGCTGGAGGCTCTGACGCCTGAGCTGGTGGCCGAGGCCGCCTCCCGCATCGAGGCCGCCGGATGCCGGATCCTCTCCCGCGAGCCGAGCCTCGACTGCATTGCCGAAAGCGTCACCTTCGCGACACCGGAGGGCTTGCGCTTTGAAGTCCACACGCCGATCCGCAACAGGACCTATGGCCGGCGCTATCCGACCACGGGCGTCGGCCCGAACCGGATCGACCACATCAACCTGATCACGCCGGACCCCGCCGCGACCCGCGCCCAGCTCGAAGCGATCGGCGGCTTGCGATTATCCGAGCGCATGGTCAACGACAGCCTGAGCTGGATGTATGGCGGCAACCGCCAGCATCATGTCCTCGGGCTCGTTAGGGGTCGGGCGGCCGGCCTGCACCACGTCTCCTTCGAGTTCCTCGAATTCAACCAGTATCTGCGCCTCGGCGACATTCTCGACCAGTTCGGCCGGCAGCTCCTGTGGGGACCCGGCCGCCACCGCCCCGGCGACAACACCTATGCCTATTACACCGATGCCAGCGGCATGATGATCGAATGCTCGGGCGTGATGGCGCAGATCGCCGACGATGCCGATTTCACCGCCAATGTCATCACCAACCTCGAGCGGCCGGGCAATGTCCGCGACATGAATGTCTGGGGCACGCCGGCGCCGCTCGAGTGGCGCGAGTATTTCCATCCCTTCGCCCAGATCGCCTGA
- the ccoS gene encoding cbb3-type cytochrome oxidase assembly protein CcoS has product MNYLVVLIPTALAMGAVGLLAFFWSLRSGQYDDLDGAAERILLDDEDEMPLAGRGRQQRTERPAGSGVSGDKSMVS; this is encoded by the coding sequence ATGAACTATCTTGTCGTCCTCATACCGACTGCCTTGGCGATGGGGGCCGTCGGCTTGCTGGCCTTTTTCTGGTCGCTGCGCTCCGGACAATATGACGACCTGGACGGGGCGGCCGAAAGGATCTTGTTGGACGACGAGGACGAGATGCCGCTGGCGGGCAGGGGTCGGCAACAGCGAACGGAACGGCCTGCAGGCAGCGGCGTTTCCGGTGACAAGTCGATGGTGTCCTGA